The Andreesenia angusta genome contains the following window.
TCTGCACAAGCCCCAGCACCTCTACATTCATCTTTCTGGCCATGTTAACGGCCTTGGCCACTATCATAGACACAAGGTCCTGAGGTATGGAAACCATAACTACACCACTAAGCGGTATGGACTGCATAGTTGTAAGCGCCACGTCTCCTGTTCCAGGAGGCATGTCCATAACAAGGTAGTCTAGCTCTCCCCAATGTACATCCGTATAGAACTGCTTCACCATCTCCCCTATCATAGGTCCTCTCCATATCACAGGGTCGCTCTCCTCCTTGACCATCAGGTTCAGGGACATAACCTTTATCCCTTCAGCCGTCTCGCCCGGGATCAACTTCTCGTCTCTGGTGTAGACCCTCTCTCCACTTATTCCAAGAAGTCTAGGTATGCTAGGACCTGTTATGTCGGCATCTAGCACTCCAACTCTGTATCCTTGGCTGCTAAGCTCTTTTGCAAGCAGTGCAGATACAGTTGACTTTCCAACTCCTCCTTTTCCACTCATAACTCCTATTATCTTTCCTATATTGCTGTCTGTATTTTTGACCATAGTGCAAGATTCCACTCCGTCGCAGTTTCCATTAGATGAACATGATTGACATTCTGACACGATACCACTCCCTATCTGTAATTAGCATATGATAATTTCTAATCTGATTATAAAACAAATCAAGAGTTATTGTCAAACGCCAATAACTCTTTTTTGTTTTTTATTTTTGGCATTTGACAATCTCACTCTATAGGAATAAAATTATCTTGAAAATAAATAGTTCGAAAGAGGTGCTCAAATGTATTCAGAAATAACGCTAGAACATTTTAAAAACCCTCGGAATGTAGGAAAGATGGACGATGCCGACTCTATAGGAATGGTGGGTGACCCAAGCTGCGGCGACACTCTTATGATGTTTATAAAAGTAGCTGACGAAATCATAACCGACGTGAAATACCTTGTGTTCGGATGCGCCGGCTCTATAGCTACAAGCAGTATGGCCTCAACTATGATAGTGGGCAAGTCTATAGAAGATGTGCTGAAGCTTACGGACCATGACGTGGTCGAAGCCCTTGGAGGACTTCCTGAGGACAAAGAGCACTGCTCCAATCTTGGAATTCAGGCTGTTCATGCAGCCATCAGAAACTACAGGGAGAAAAATCGCTGAAAAATGCTCGCCACTATAATCTATGGAGAGCATTTTTCATTTTTTAAACCTATTTAAATTTCTCTCGTCTTTCTCCTAAGCCAGAATCTCTCCCCATCTTCCAAATAAGGCGATATCTTTCTGTAGACCTCCCTGTGGTAGTGGTTTATCCAGCTTCGCTCTTTCCCGTCTAGAAGGCTTGTCTCCACCAAGTCAAGCTCAAGAGGGCAGTGGGTCATCACCTTGAACCTGAAGTACTTTCCGTACTCTGTCTCTCTTTCAAGCTTCACGGCCAGTATATTCTCTATCCTTATGCCGTAATGCCCTTCCTTGTAGTATCCAGGCTCATTTGTAATCAGCATACCCTCCTCCAGCACCACCTCGTTGTGCAGCGGTGAGATTCGCTGTGGTCCTTCGTGGACGCTCAGCAGATATCCCACGCCATGGCCTGTACCGTGTCTGTAGTCTTTGCCGTCTTTCCAGAGCGGAAGCCTAGCTATAGAGTCCAATTTAGAGCCAGTAGTTCCATGCGGAAAAACGGCCTCCGAAAGAGCTATATGACCTTTCAACACAAGCGTATAGTCCCGTTTCTCGTCCGCTGTCGGATTTCCGAGTGAAATCGTCCTGGTTATATCCGTTGTCCCGTCTAGATACTGTCCGCCTGTGTCCACAAGCAGAAGTCCCTCTCTCTTCAGCTCGTAGGCAGAATCCTCCGTAGCCTTGTAGTGGACTATGGCCCCATGGTCCTTGTAGCCTGCTATAGTCTCAAAGCTCGGCTCTATGTAAAACCCCGACATTCGTCTGTACTCCTCTATCTTCTCTGCAACATTTATCTCTGTGACTCGTTCCTCGTAAAGAGCCCCTTCAAGCCAGCAGAGGAACTTCACCATGGCAACGCCATCCCGCTCCTGGCAGTCCTTGTAGTTCTTAAGCTGCACAGGGTTTTTCACGGCCTTAAGCCTCTCCACTATATCGTCTCCTTCAAGCTTTCTTACACATTCCGGTATGAAATTGTATATTCGACTGTTTAGCTTGGAGCTGTCCAGATACACTTTAGAATCTCCCAGTGACGAAACGTAATGCTCTATGTCTTGGTAGTCTCTTATCTCAACTCCCGAGTCTTCAAGCTCAAGCCTTGCGTCCTCTTCCAGCTTGGAGCTATCCACAAATAGCAGTGCATTCTCTCTTTCCACAGAAGCATAAGACAGGACTACGGGGTTGCACTCTATATCCCTTCCCCTTATATTGTAGAGCCAGGCTATGTCGTCCAGTGAAGATATTATGTAGGTGTCTGCCCCCACTTTGGCCATCTCGCCCCGCACTCTTTCAAGCTTGGATTCACGGCTCTCACCCGAATATTCCAAGCTGTGTATAAAAGCCTTTCGGCTAGGAAGCTCTGGCCGGCCTGTCCACAATCCGTCCACCAGTTCACAGTCCAGCTTGAGTTTTATCCCTCTTCCATTCATCTTCCGACTTATCCCGGCAACTTGCTTTGCTGAAAAAAGCCTTCCGTCAATCCCGAGTGTGCTTCCGTTTTCAAGTGTTTCGGCAATCCAGTCGAACATAGCCGGAACCCTCGGCTCTCCTGATCTGAAAAGCTCTATTCCACTCCCTTCAAGCTCTCTCTCAGCCTGTATGAAGTACCTGCCATCTGTCCAGAGTCCTGCACTTTTAGATGTCACGACCAGATTCCCAGCCGAGCCTGTAAAGCCTGAAAGCCATTCCCTTATCTTCCAGTGCTCCGGCAGATACTCGCTCTGATGCGGGTCTGAAGTGGGCGCTATATAGGCGTCCACTCCATATTTTTTCATCTCAGTTCTCAAAATCTCTAATTTTTCTGACACTCTCAATCTTATCTCCCCTTCAATCTCTGTCTTTAAGCTGCGAAGCTATGCCCTTCACACCTCCAGCCACGACTGTTCCGTCTATTCCAGCTCTCTCCATTATAGAACATGCCACTGTCGCGCGCTCTCCCGATCCACATATAACTGCTATTTCCTTCTCGCTGCTCAGTTCGCCCACTCTCTCTTTAAGCAGCTGAAGCGGTATATTCAATCTATTCATATAAGGGTAATCCTCTTCGACTTCCTCTTCTCGTCTTACGTCAAGCACCAGCATCTCTCTGTGCATTTCAAGGTACTCCTTGGCTCCAATTTCCTTTGTCGATTTAAGCCCTGTATCTTCTATCTCCAAGCTTTTAACAGTGCCTTCACCAAGTATTCCCACTATATTGTCATACCCCATTCTTCTGGCTGTCCAGTAGGCCGTTTTCAATTCTTCATCTTTCAGCCCATCTACAAGAAGCACTATAGGATCCTCTGTATCTACAATCCATCCAAGGTATGCGCTGAGTATCTTCGTACTTGTAAATATGCTTCTCTCTATATGTTTTCCGGAATAGGCTTCTCTGCTTCTTATATCCACTACAGTATAGTCTTCTCGCTGTATATCCTCAAGACTTAAAACGTTTGAAATCACTTCTCCAGGTAAATATGCAGCACCCTCTACATTGCACAATTCCATCTTCTCAAAATAAGGGGCTTTAAGCCTCATATAGCTGTGCTTCTCTACAAACTCCTCTTTTGAATCAACCTGAAGCGCCGGGTTTTCCTTTCTCTCATAGCCTAAAGTGGAGCAATCTCTTTCCTCTATCGCCCCTCCGCAGGCAGATCCAGCTCCATGGGCTGGCATCATAAGCACATGGTCTCCAAGTGAAAACAGCTTCTCAAATATACTGTCGTAAAGATGAGCAGTCATCTCTACCAGCCTGTCTTCCCCGTAGAAGTCTGTCCTGCCTAGGTCTCCCCAGAAGAGGGTGTCTCCCACAAACGCCATATAAGGCACATCTCCCATGTACAGCACATAGGACAGATGTCCCAGTGTGTGACCTGGTGTATGGATTGGCGCTATCCTCAGCTTGCCTATTCTGAACTCGTCATCTTCACCGATTTTCTCCCCATATACGTGTCCTAGATCTTCGTATTTAGATATGTATATCTCGGCTCCTGTTTTTTCCGAAAGCTCCATAGAGCCGGATATATAGTCTTCGTTTCTGTGCGTTTCAAATATATGAGTTATTTTCTTGTTGGCCTTTCTGGCCTCTTCTATATAAACTCCCACATCTCTCATGGGATCTATGACTGCGATTTCGCCTCCATCTCCCACCATATAGGAGTAGTGTGAAAGTCCTGGTGTGAAAATTCTCTTGAAGTACATATTCTAGTCACCTCTTCTCTATATTTTTAGTTTTGACTCATTTTTTGTTGATTTCAATGCTTTTATCCCCAAAAGAGTCCTTGGAGTTTACAACTGTCTTTAATCTTTATTGTGTATTCTATAAAAATAGCGCTTTGCAATTTCAGTAACTAAGATGTAGAGAAATGCTATTACAATCAGTGAAGCAAGTATTGTCGGACTGATAGGACTTAAGCTTAGAAGTCCTCCTATCGGGGTGTAAGGCAAAGCTATTGAAATAGCCCCTACAATAATTGATGCGTAGAGCAGTGATGGAGCCGGCTTGCTTTTGAAAAATGGCTTTTGTGTCCTCATGACTATAAGTATCAATAGCTCAGTTAAAATCGAAAGTACAAACCAGCTGCTCTGAAAGACTTCTTGTTGGGCTTTGAAGCCAATAAACAAAACCGCAAATGTCAGGTAGTCAAATATAGAGCTGATTATCCCGAAAGTAAACATGAAGCTTCGAATAAACCTTATATCCCATTTTCTAGGCTTGTCCAACATATCACGATCAACAGAATCATTTGCAATCATAATTGCCGGAAAATCACTTAAAAAATTTATCATAAGTATTTGTTTTGGAAGAAGCGGAAGAAATGGCAAGAAAAGCGACAGCCCCGCCATACTGAACATGTTTCCAAAGTTGGCACTCGTCGTAACCAAAATATACTTTAAAGTATTAGTAAATGTTGTCCGTCCAAGCTCTATTCCGCGTTTTAACACCTTTAAGCTATTTTCCATAAGTACAAAATCTGCAGACTCTTTTGCGACATCTACGGCATTGTCGACAGAGATGCTTACATCGGCTGCATGGAGCGCTGGAACGTCGTTTATACCGTCTCCCATATATCCGACTACATGACTGTTTTTCTTTAAAGCCAGAATAATACGCTCTTTTTGATTAGGATCAACTTCTGCAAACAGATTTACACTCTCAACCTTGCTCCAAAGAGCCTCGTCACTTAATGATATCAGCTCTGACCCCGTTATAACTCCTGTGATTTTCAATCCAACTGATTCGGCTGTATGCATAGCAATAAGCTTGTTGTCGCCAGTGATCACTCTCAGGCTGACTCCTTTCGACTGGAGGTCTTCAATCGTATTTGCCACATCGGGCTTTGGATGGTCTATTAGAAGTATAAATCCTTTAAAGATCATATCTTTTTCATCTTCTACTACATAGTCTGTCTTAATTGAAACAGGCTTTTTTGCTACTCCCAGAACACGGATTCCACTGTTGCTCCAATCTGAGTAAAGGCTGTGAATCTCTTTTAGCGTCGAGTCATCCATTTTTCTCTGGACGCCTTCAATCTCAAAGTGACTGCATATCTCCAAAACTTTACTGAATGCACCTTTCACAATCATAGTACACTCGTCTTCTTCACCTACAATTACACTGAGTCTTTCACGGGTGAAGTCGAAAGGGATCTCCCCAATTTTCTTTATATTGCCTATGTCCATGGCTCGAGAGCTTGTAATAGTGCTATCGAGAGAATTTACCATGCCTGATTGCATTGCAGCGTTTATATAGGCCAGTCTGAATACAGCTTCAGAGTGATTCCCGCTGATATCTACCGTGTCATCTAGCTTTATTACGCCTTCTGTCAATGTCCCTGTTTTATCTGTACACAGCACATCCATGCTGCCAAAGTTTTCGATTGCAGCCAACCTGCGGACTATAACTCCTTCCTTTGCCATAGTTCTAGATCCCTTAGATAGAGTTATGCTGATTATAGCCGGCAAAAGCTGAGGCGTTATTCCCACTGCCAGGGCTACTGAAAACAGCAACGACTCAATGGCAGGCCTTTTGAAGATTACGTTTATGGCAAAAACGCTCAAGGTCAGAATAAGCATTATCTGCGTCAGCAAATAGCCGAAATGACGCACTCCTTTTTCAAATTCAGTTTCCGGTGAGCGCAGCGAAAGCTTTTTAGCTATCTGTCCAAACTCAGTATCCTGCCCAGTCTTTACGACCAGCATAACTGCATTTCCACTTTGAACGTTTGTACCCATGAAAACACAGTTTTTACGTTCTTCAATGCTTGAGACTTCAACTGCTGTTCCTTCTTGCTTTCTGACTGGGAGCGACTCCCCTGTCAATATTGACTGGTTTACAAAGAAGTCATCGCTTTTCAACAGAATGCCATCTGCTGGTATGAGGCTTCCTGTCGAAAGATTTACTATGTCCCCAGAAACAACTTCACTTGAAGGTATGCTAAGAGGTTTTTTGTCACGAACTACTATCGAAGTAGCTTGAACTTTTGCTCGCAACTCTTCTATTGCATTGCTGGCGCTATACTCCTGCAAAAAGCTCATTATAGAGCTTGCCAAGACTATCAGCAAAATAATAAGAGCATCTATCCACTCCCCTGTAACCCATGAAATGACTGTGGCAATAAGCAGAATCACTATAATAGGATTTTTAAATTGGCTTGTAAACAGCATAAGCTGAGAAGTCTTGTTTTGCTTTTCCAGAGAGTTATAGCCATCCTTTTCTAGTCGGATTTTAGCCTCCTCAGATGTTAGTCCACTCTCATGCGAACCAAGATATTTCAAAACTTTTTCCAAAGGTATACTCCAGTATTTAATACTATCTTTATCCGTCATTGTAATTCCTCCTATAGACAATGTACGACGCTTACTTTTAAGCCTTTCCAAGAAAAGTGAGCCTGTCAAAACTAAAGCTACTGCCACGGGTATTATGTGATAAAACAGTCTAAACATAATAAGAGAAACGATGGCGTTGTGGGTATCCACATTTATCAACGACATCCCCAGCAAAAGAGTTACGTCAAAAGTTCCAATCGCTCCCGGCACAAGACTTGCCACTCCTACCGCTGAAGAAACTATGAAAATACTGAATATATCCATAAAACTTGAATGCGGACTAAAATATAATGATATAGCTGAAAAGAACATCGCTGATACTGTCCATTCAAGTATCGAAGACATAAATAGATTTTTCAAAAGACTGTAGTCTATTTCTTCATCGCCAATTTTCCCGAGCAGTTTTTTCTTAAGCCATTTAAATTTATTTATCATAAAAAAAAGAGGCGTATATAGAATCAGCACTGCTACAGCAATTAGAACATACTCATACCTTTCAAAAATAAGTCGTATATTCTTCAGATTTAATAAGGCTGTCCAAATCAATGCAGATAGTCCCGTTGAAAAAGAAGCTACGGCCAATATGTTGTAATAAGCAGCTTCCTTTGCTGGAACTCCTTCTTTAGAGTAGAACAGCATTCTTACGCCAGCGCTAGAAAATCCACCTGAAATATTGTTTATGGCATTCGAAATAAAGGCTATTTTGAAAACTTTAATCCCTTTAAGCTCTATACTAAGCTCTCTTGAGATAATAATCTCTCGTATGTATGAAATGGCCACAGTCAAAAGTCCCCCTGCCATGAAAAAAATTATTTTCTTCATAGGCAAGGACTTTAATACTGAACCAATTTCTGCTGCCCTTATTGAAGCCAGCTCCATCCGTCCTTCATATAGGACAATTCCTATGGTGATTGTTATGAATATAAACTTCAAATTATTCTTAAGTTTCTTTGACATAGAAGTAATTCCTCCAGTTGTAGCTGCATGCATTGCCTTGCTTAGCTACTAATCCCCTTCGCCCATAAGTGATTTAAGCTTTAATACCATCTCTTCAATTCTTAAAATCATATTTGAAGCCTCGTTCATCTTCTCATCATTCATTGTTTTTTCTGTAGCAAGATTAATTATGTCTTCAAAGTCATTGTGGATACTATAGAGCTTGTCCTTGGCCTTAATTATCTGAGAACCAATAGAAGCTTTACTTCTTGTATCTTTGATGCTCAGTCTGACATCCGACTCAAGATCATATTCCGATACATCTTCCACAACTGTGCATTCGTACAAAAGAGCTTGTTTGACAGTATCCGCAAATGCGTGTTTTGCTTCCTCTTCCCCGTGCAAAAGAAAAACCTTCTTAGGCATGGATTTGAAGCCCGAAAGCCACTCCAGCAAATCGTCTCTATCTGCATGGCCAGAGAAACCTTCCAAGTTGTGAATTTCGGCTTTTATGTGTATGTTTTCTCCAAATATTCGGACATCTTTATTTCCATCTAAAATAAATTTTCCAAGTGTACCTTCCGCCTGGTACCCTATGATTATTATGCTTGACTTAGGATTCCAGAGGTTATGCTTCAAATGATGCTTTATCCTGCCTTCATCGCACATCCCGCTTGCTGATATAATTATCTTCGGTTCTTTTGTATAATTGAGTTGCCTAGATTCTTCACTCGACCTTGTAAACCTAAGATTCTTGAAATCAAGAGGATTGTCGCCTGACAAGATTAAATTCTTAGTCTCCTCATCAAATACCTCTGCGTGTTTCCTGAACACTTCAGTGGCATTGGTGGCCATTGGGCTGTCAACATAAACCATTACATCTCTCAATACACGCTTGCATTCCTCATCTTGATCGTAGTATCTGTTTAGATGGTATACCAGCTCCTGTGTTCTTCCTACAGCAAAGGAAGGAATTACAACAGTTCCGCCTCTTCTTATTGTCTTGAGTATAATCTTTATAAGCTTATCCAAGCTTTGCTTGCTTGGTTCGTGGACTCTGTTTCCATATGTTGTTTCCATAATTAAGTAGTCAGCTTCTTCTATTTTCACAGGATCTCTTAGTATTGGCTTGTCTTTGGTTCCCAAGTCACCTGAAAATACAAGTTTAGAGCTCTTTTCACCCTCTTTGACCCACAGCTCCACTATAGATGACCCTAGTATATGCCCCGCATCCTGAAGTCTTATGGTTATGTCCTGGTTTATATCTATACTCTTGTCATACCCGATTGGGGATAGGTGTTGAAGTGACCTGATTGCATCTTCCACTGTAAAAAGCGGTACTACAGTGTTTCTTCCTTGTCGCATTGCCTTTTTATTGGCCCACTCAGCTTCCACCTCGTGAATATGTCCGCTGTCTTTAAGCATGATCTCTGTTAAATCTGAAGTGGCATGAGTGCAGTATATCTTCCCCTTAAATCCCAAGTTTGTCAGTAGAGGTATCCTTCCGCAGTGGTCAACATGAGCATGGCTTAAAACCATAAAGTCAAGTTCTGCTGGATCAAACTCAAGATCTTTAAAATTCAACTGCTCTAGTATTTTATCACCTTGAAACTGGCCACAGTCCAATAGAAACTTGTATTTATCAGTGGTAACTAGATGACACGATCCTGTAACAGACATTGCTGCACCTAAAAATTTAATTTTCATAGCTATCGCTCCTTAAATATGTGAATTAAGCTTATAATAAACTTTGATTTTAACGTACATATAACCTCGAAATACATTAGGATATAGATACCCTATTTATATTAGAAGGACACAGCTTGCCGATAAAATACATTCCAATACATATTTTTACATCATATAAAAAAACTAAGCCAGGCAGTTTTCCATACGAACTTATTAGCACGGTATGGGAATAGCCTGGCTTTATATTGCATTTGAATTTTCCTTCTCTTAGGCCTTATAGGCCACGTTCCTACAGAGTGTAAATGATATGAACTCCGCAGTATAGTACTCTGTGTTGTACATAAGTGCAACGCTATCTTTTGTATACTCCAATACGTCAAAGGCAAGCAATGGTGTATTCTCAGAAACCTTGAATAGATTTGAAAGTTCCTTGTCCGCCACTGCAGGGGATATTTCCAAAACGTCGTGTGTTATGCTGCAACCGCAGAGCTCTTCCACCACAGGGAAGATGCTTGGCTCGAACCTCTTTTTATCTATATCCTTTGTATTTAGCAGTTTTTCAGGAACCCTATCTATATACACAGCTGCAACTATGTCGTTTGCGTAGAGAAGCTTCTTTACAACTAAGATTTCATCTCCCTCTTCAAGGTTCAGCTTTGAAACCTCAGCATCATCTGCCACTCTAAATTCAAAATCTGCCACTTCAAACTTCACATCATATCCGTGGTTTCTCAGCACGCCTTCTATATCGCTTCCAAGGTCCACTCTGTTTTCCAGCTTTGTCACAAATGAGTTCACAAGCGTTCCTTTTCCCTGAACCCTCGAAACCGAACCCTCTCTTTCAAGCACTGTTATAGCCTCTCTTACAGTGAGCCTGCTCACTCCCAGCTGCTTTGCAAGCTCATCTTCATTGGGCAGCACGGGCCTCTCTGTACTGTTTATATAGTCCCTCAGACTTTCAAGTATCTTTTGGACTGTAGTCATTTTGCTTACCTTTTTAATACCCACTTTGCTCATTTCCTTCTCCCTTAAGCTTATTTGCTTCTATATGCTTATCTCACAAAATTTTAACGACTTATCAACTTCTCAACTTCTTCATTTGCCTTGGCTACAACAAGCTCTTCGTCAACTCCAACCAGCTTTCCATCTTTTACAACTATTCTGCCGTTTACAACAGTGCAGTCAACCTCCCCAGTAATTCCAACAGTTCCTAGGAGTGACTTTGGATCGTACTGAGTTCCGACATGACTAAGCTTGTTGGAGTCTATCATAAACAGATCTCCCGCTTTCCCCTCTTCTAAAATGCCTATATCGTTTCTTCCAAGAACTCTAGCTCCTCCTCTTGTGGCGAGCTTCAGTATATCGTATCCAGTCGGAGCCTTGTCGCTCGAACTAAGTCTGTGAAGGAGGTACGCAACCCTTATTTCCTCCAGCATATTTGATCCGTCGTTGCTTGCGCTTCCATCTACAGCCAGCCCTACAGGTATGTCCATATCTATCATCTCTGAAATCCTGGCTATCCCCGATGAAAGCTTCATATTGGATATAGGACAGTGGGCCACTCCTGTCTTGGTCTTGGCAAGCCTCTTGAGCTCTTCGTCGTTGAAGTGAATTCCATGTGCAAACCAGACGTCTTCACCTATCCACCCCAAGCTTTCCATATAGTCTAGTGGTCTCATTCCAAATTTTTCAACAGTAAAAGATTCTTCATCCAATGTCTCTGCGAGATGAGTGTGTAGCCTTACACCGTATTTTCTGGCAAGCACTGCGGACTCTTTCATAAGATCCCCTGTAACACTAAAAGGAGAGCATGGTGCAAGGGCAATCTGAGTCATAGAGTTTCGGCTTGAATCGTGGTATTTCTTTATAAGTCTCTCTGAATCTGCCAGTATCTCGTCTACAGTCTGTACTACCGAGTCCGGCGGAAGTCCTCCGTCTTTCTTGCTAAGCGACATACTCCCTCTTGACGCATGCATCCTGATTCCAAGCTCTTTTGCAGCCTCAAACTGAATGTCTATAAGCTCCCCGCTTGTATCTCTAGGAAATACATAGTGGTGGTCAAAGCAAGTGGTGCACCCGTGCTTCATAAGCTCTCCCATGCCGACAAAAGAACTGTACTTTATGGAGTCCGGACTCAGCCCTTTCCATATTTCGTATAGTGTTTTAAGCCAGTCGAAAAGCTCCATATTTTGAACCTGTGGCAGATTTCTTGTAAAAGTCTGATATAGGTGATGATGCGTATTTACAAGCCCTGGGTAGACTATCATGCCCTTAGCGTCTATAACTTCATCTGCTTCGAAAATCTCGCTCCCTATATTCACTATGACTCCATTATCTATAAAGATATTTACGTTCTCTTTTACGCTGTCCTTGTCGTCGCAAGTCACAAGCGTCTTTATGTTTTTTATAAAAAGCGACATATATATTACCTCCATTTATTTTATTCCAAAAATAATAAAGTCATCTGATGATATGTTTATTGTATAATCATCAGATGACTTTGTAAACTCTTTTATATTTCTACTGTCTTATCCACTTTATTATCTCTGCAGGCGTTGCGTTTTTTCCGTACATAAGCAGCGCAGTCTTGAACACCTTCCCGGCAACTTTCATAGCTATAACTATCGACACTAGAAGTATCACAAGCGTTATAACTATCTCAGCTGCTGGAACTTTTGAGGCTGTTACGAATCTGATGAGCATCACCCCGGAAGTTGAAAACGGGAAGTATGATCCCACCTTTGCCACTATTCCATGGG
Protein-coding sequences here:
- a CDS encoding GntR family transcriptional regulator; this translates as MSKVGIKKVSKMTTVQKILESLRDYINSTERPVLPNEDELAKQLGVSRLTVREAITVLEREGSVSRVQGKGTLVNSFVTKLENRVDLGSDIEGVLRNHGYDVKFEVADFEFRVADDAEVSKLNLEEGDEILVVKKLLYANDIVAAVYIDRVPEKLLNTKDIDKKRFEPSIFPVVEELCGCSITHDVLEISPAVADKELSNLFKVSENTPLLAFDVLEYTKDSVALMYNTEYYTAEFISFTLCRNVAYKA
- a CDS encoding 8-oxoguanine deaminase, which gives rise to MSLFIKNIKTLVTCDDKDSVKENVNIFIDNGVIVNIGSEIFEADEVIDAKGMIVYPGLVNTHHHLYQTFTRNLPQVQNMELFDWLKTLYEIWKGLSPDSIKYSSFVGMGELMKHGCTTCFDHHYVFPRDTSGELIDIQFEAAKELGIRMHASRGSMSLSKKDGGLPPDSVVQTVDEILADSERLIKKYHDSSRNSMTQIALAPCSPFSVTGDLMKESAVLARKYGVRLHTHLAETLDEESFTVEKFGMRPLDYMESLGWIGEDVWFAHGIHFNDEELKRLAKTKTGVAHCPISNMKLSSGIARISEMIDMDIPVGLAVDGSASNDGSNMLEEIRVAYLLHRLSSSDKAPTGYDILKLATRGGARVLGRNDIGILEEGKAGDLFMIDSNKLSHVGTQYDPKSLLGTVGITGEVDCTVVNGRIVVKDGKLVGVDEELVVAKANEEVEKLISR